The segment tacatactcagttttttttattaattcatagttgggagtgataataataataataataattttttttttaagtataaaaacattgaatagaaataatttcgaaaatatttgGTCGTGTTGCTTAAACAGCAGCTTATCGTAAGATAGCACagcaaatatttgaatttagatAATCAAGTTAACTATCcaattaataacttaaaattataaatttatttcagttaTCCAACGACATTGATCTTGAGCAGCGAATTAACGGgaggtatatttttttttatcaaactcTGCAATGGACACTATTCTGTCGGCTAGacgtaagtaatttttttgtgacgataaaataaaaataaaatctttgggTTTACTAACAACTCTGACTctcgtataaaaataattaaaactattaaagtttatttacaaTACATACATTAggtacattaaaaaaatgtaaataataataaacatgtGGGTAATTTATGTAcacgataataattattttttattttaataaactctTGATTGTAGAATAGCTTTTTGAAGTAGAGATGAAAATGTTTGATTAACTTCGTGGCAAAGTATTTCCGCGGATTTATCACCAAGCGCGGCTTGTGCTGAGCTGATTCTCCCCAGCTGCAGAAGAAGTCCTGTAGTGTCTTCGGCGAGCGGTGGAAACGCTAGACAAATTCGTGTCAGTGCTGGCAGGACTGGCATAAAAAGTACGACGCGTTCTTTGGCAGGCAATACACCCAGCAGAGTGATGAGTGTATTTATTGCTAATCGCGAAACACTGAGTGCTTTTGGCAGCGCATACTGAACGGCGAGATGTGACGCTAAATCAACAGCAAAAATTTGTTTCTCTGGTTCTGGTTGAGACAGAAGTTCTGGTATCCAGTCTAAGCAAATATGCATCGATGGTATCCCGGCTACTGTTATCGGCAACAAATCCCGCGGATATCCCtgcaaatatatttttataaataaatattgtgttCAGTCAATTAAcgaatgaataattaaaattattttacctgAAAATGTACTAGTTTAGCTAATGAAGGCTCAGTGATAAAGACTTGATGTAAATAAGAACAAACGACACTGCGTATTTCTCTTAGTGACCACATTTGTCCAGCAACAATTCGATCTTCCTCAGTCTCCAGACAAGCTTCCAGTAAAATCTGTACCAGCGACCAGAGCAGTGCGTAGATCCTCGCGCTCagatttttttgatcataaGCCGATTTTACAGATGACGTAAATTTGACCTCGAGACCTCAAGTGGTCTGTAGAATTCTTAtcatagaaatatatatcccaagcaattataattatcataatcaaACATTACTAtcgataaatgaaaatttaaattgttgcCACACAAAATAACAAATGGAACTGGAGTACGTTctcttttgaatacttttacgTCACTCTATATTTCAAGTGGTTTAAAAATGATACTTTTTATCATTATCCGGCAGTAAATaatcgtaattttaacaagTTTTTgctgtcaataaatttttttttctttcatacggttttgaaaaactttcaaTATTCCTcggctaaaaaattttcttcactcttttaaactgaattaacATCCGATAActatcttaaataaattaaaactgtaattctttattatttataatgatatttttataattacccGTCGCCGGTGGTATAAATTATCTCAAGATCAAACCACTCGTCAACTTACGACAGATGACGAAAATGAGTCGTCGCAAATCCATCAGAAATAATAACAcgcataatttaattaatctcgCGCACTTgttgcaatttaaatttcataattaattcacaagtaattcatttttttttcacagcaaactttcaaaaaatttttcttataaaattaattgatttccAATGGAATAATTATCGATATTtctacaagtaaaaaaaaatatatatatcatttttagTCATAAATaaggacaagatttttgcctcaACTTCGAAATTAATGGTTCAAATGTGTaatattacggcgaaaatattggtcctataaaaaaactttttaaacaaaagttgtaggaaatttatttttataaaaaaatgtctctcataatttttttatacgatcaatattgtcaccgtaattcaaaaattaaggtTTATAATGaacgattcaaaatttgattaattatgaaaatcttaattttgaaattacgacgaaaatattggtcgtataaaaaaatcgtaagagacattttctctagaaaataaaatttcctacaacttttattagaaaattttttttataagatcaATACTTTCactgcaatttaaaaattaaaattcataatgagtgattcaaaatttgattaattatggaaatcttaattttgaaattacgatGAAAATATcgatcgtataaaaaaatcgtgagagacattttctctagaaaataaaatttcctacaacttttacttaaaaaatttttttatacgaccaatactTTTActgcaattcaaaaattaagattcataatgaatgattcaaaatttgattaattatgaaaatcataattttgaaattacggctttcttataactcctaaaaaaaagttacaagagacattttttttagaaaattaaatttcctacaacttttgtttgaaaaattttttaataagaccaatattttccccgtaatataattaatttcactccactaattattaattatttttaaattaacgcaaaaatcctggccctaatcataaattaaacaatttatatatCCGGCACTTAAAATtgcatcggaaaaaaaattcagagataattaaattaaaaaaattactgaagtaattaaataaatgaaacttCTAATgagttttgaataataaagacattagttataataattaatatggtAAATTATTACGATAACTTGTACAATCAATTGAACTTTTACTCGTGACTTTAATCATCAACTCGTaatagattaattttaatttattgtttgtattaatatttttatttagtaagtaaacaaataaatgaatattgtcTCTCACGTAATCAGACaactggaaaatttttattttatttttattataaaattatattttaagtcTGTGGAATATTTCCCTAAGCTTTTTAAGCGGTTTGCAGTTCATTGTacagtattatttattatttattcaagatAATTATTGCACTCATTCTAAGCCTATTTAtgttctattatttttataacttaagtacatgtattttttttccttgatcaaaaatctttttattaatttctgaATTACGTAAGATTTTGTTTATTagcaatttaataattaaacaggaaaatagttaaatataGTTCTTATCTTAAGTGTCATAAATATTATCTCAGATTTgcattgaataaataaaattaaatgatcaatttattataaagtcgTACGCTCTAATACTCGAGTCTTAAAATCTtcttaatgatttattattattatttttttctaaataataattataatttttatcaagtgAAAAttacatgatactgaagtcaccCGAagtctaataacttttggattttattttaaacaataaattataaaaaaaaaatatttttaaaaattgaacttgtagttttttgaattttctacatgtgcatatttttagtatttttttaaattaattttttgacacaaaaatccgaaaattataattgtctgctaactttagaatcatgatactgaagtcagccaACGTCTAAAgattttggattttattttaaatcataaattagaaaaaaaaaatatttaaaaaaattgtatctgtagttttttaaattttctacatgtgcatatttttagttttttttttaaattatttttttgacaccaaaatccgaaaattataattgtctgctaactttagaatcatgatactgaagtcaaccgacgtctaataatttttggattttattttaaaccataaattagaaaaaaaaaaaatatttaaaaaaattgcacctgtagttttttaaattttctacatgtgcatatttttagttttttttttaaattaatttttcgacacaaaaatccgaaaattataattgtctgctaactttagaatcatgatactgaagtcagccaACGTCTAAAgattttggattttattttaaatcataaattagaaaaaaaaaaatatttaaaaaaattgtatctgtagttttttaaattttctacatgtgcatatttttagtttttttttaaattaattttttgacacaaaaatccaaaaattataattgtctgctaactttagaatcatgatactgaagtcagccgacgtctaataatttttggattttatttcaaaccataaattataaaaaaaaaaatatttaaaaaaattgcacctgtagttttttaaattttctacatgtgcatatttttagtttttttttaaattaattttttgaaacaaaaaattgttaattgtctgctagcTTTAagattacaaaattatttgttaatttatgaaaatcaatttattcattacgcgcgtaaaaaaaaaaactataattacTGGAACGTAATTATCATCTTCAATAATAGAATGtaagttatatatacatatatataaaatccccAGCATAACAAGATATAGAAAGTTAAGTATTTATAATCCCctctttaatatatttatcgtGAGATAACTGCAACAGAATGTATGACTGAGTGTGCTTGCATCGTTTGTACTGATATCAGTACTACCATTCAGAGTTAACGATACCTGCAAGTAACATCTCAAAGACTAGCTCTTTTAAAtagtttacaaaataatttaaaaaataattcgcaCAAATAACTtaacattcaaaaaaaaattttcaaaattgtgtCAAAGTGATTCTCTATAAATTCCATGACTCCCCCAATAAAACCCGAAGGCAAGTtttgtaatataattttttaaaaagaataattattaattttctcagcttatacttttaaattaaaaatggtgATAGgtaaaatttaactattttatattttttttatttatttatttatgtgacTAATAACTATtgtaattgtttatatttttaaataaattcttaacaGCTGATAGGCCGATTTACATCGACAATACACCGCCATGGCTTAGACAAGAGGATTTAAAAGATATTTGTTCTACTTTTGGTAATGGAAAACTCTAactaaacattttattttttcttcttattcaaaataataataataataataataataataataaataataaatacgatcctgaagttagcagacagtaaaaaattttctgattttttttttaacaaataaattacaaaaaaaaaaaaactaaaaatatacagccgtagaaaatttatgatactgaagttagcagacgtctaataattttcggatttttttttagacgataaaccagaagaaaaaaaatatttgaaaaaattgcacctgtagtttttttaattttctacacgcgcatatttttagtttttttttttctttaaatttattgttcaaaaaaaaatccaaaaattttgaattgtctgctaacttcaggatcatgaaaatttaataaactataggtgcaatttttcaaaatattttacttttatagttaatcgtttttaaaaaaattcaaaaactgtcCGACGTCTGGTAACTTCAGTGTCATATAATAAATACTCTAACGCATactaaaacaaataattttaagctTAATGTTGTAATCTGGGTCGctttaactaaatatttatttaagtttataaataaataaattaattaattatttacagtgataaatatttaattttttatcatacgcgtattggaaaatttttttaatcttttccTTAATTATCTCTGGATGTGTCAGTAAAGATGATTTCATTGTTTACGTTTAAAacaatgatataaatttaagaaGATAGTTTCGAGATATTTCGagagttgataaaaaatatatatatgtatataaattattttttaaagttcaaattaattattggtttaattttaaaaataaatttatcgatgacatttaaatatttaaaatgattattattaaatattatcgtAGATCACGGCGATCTTCTTATGATAATCTTATCGTTCACGGATTTCACCcttttctttatgtataattCAACTTTCGATGtcatgttttataaattaataaaataataatgtgatttaaaataactacTTCGCGGGATATTCATTGAAAATGATGCAATCAACAGAGAAACTAGTTTCCGATTTGCAAACATCGagagatatttatatttattattattatttagtttatttttattattttattggtaATCAATAAAACagttatttattcttttaattacgCGTTATTAATTGATGAGTAGAGTTGTTGGTGATTATAagtaattcaaatttgaattttcatttaaattaatttgtaatttgtaattatttattgtttatactaatgtatttttatcgCAATATACGTAATGTAAGAATTTACAATTCGTGACAAATTactcattaaaattatataaataaataatttaatgtttataaaaaataaacatatatcattcatattttattaacgtgtcttttaaaaattatttaaataattatatatttatttttataactaattcatttggaaaaaaaatatatatatattagactgattcaaaaaaattgactatttttttttttcttcgttatatcgaaaatattgttggaaatgacaataaaaaaatactgtgaaaatttgagctcttaatattaatattaacaactgccgcatcgcaattttctatttcccgtttaaataatatgggaaaatttattctttaagctttggaattttgtagctctcggtgggaccaattcttttaaatgttcaagacatattcttatggaaaatttgacgctctacaaaaaagtttttttataatttttcgatatttttatttcttcaaaagttattcaaagttaaagttagattgacgataaatttttacattttttaaattttttgacgcaaccatcaactttatcggaaaattttacaggaaattttttgtagagccttttatttcctacaacttatctcggagaaaatttttgatatttctcacaagtcgtaagttatttgcaattaactgaaaatttaatataattgattttaagcaacaaaatttagattatttaagaaaatttccagttaattgcaaataacatacgacttatgagaaatatcgacaattttctctgagataagttgtaggaaataaaatgctctacaaaaaatgtcctgtaaaattttccgataaagttgatggttgcgtcaaaaaatttaaaaa is part of the Microplitis mediator isolate UGA2020A chromosome 11, iyMicMedi2.1, whole genome shotgun sequence genome and harbors:
- the LOC130677260 gene encoding integrator complex subunit 2-like — protein: MWSLREIRSVVCSYLHQVFITEPSLAKLVHFQGYPRDLLPITVAGIPSMHICLDWIPELLSQPEPEKQIFAVDLASHLAVQYALPKALSVSRLAINTLITLLGVLPAKERVVLFMPVLPALTRICLAFPPLAEDTTGLLLQLGRISSAQAALGDKSAEILCHEVNQTFSSLLQKAILQSRVY